The genomic stretch CGTTGTTCTGCGTAATTCTTCACCGCTTTCACCGAGTTCAAGGAGTTTGCATCTGCCAAGTCAGTGTCGGCCACGTTGCAGGCGTAGAGCACTGGTTTGGATGACAGCAAATTCAAGTGAGGCAATAATGAGTCTTCACCTTCTTCCAGAGGTAGTTGGAAAGCCGCTTTACCCTCATTGAGGAAAGGAATGAGGCGCTGAATCAGCGTGAGGGATTTTGCTGCATCCTTGTCACCACCACGGGCCTTCTTTTGGACTTTCGTTTCCTGACTGGCCAGGCTCTGGAGGTCTGCGAGGATCAGTTCGGTCTCGATCGTCTCGATATCCCGCACCGGGTCGATCTCTCCCATGGTGTGAACGACATCCGCATCTTCAAAACAGCGAACCACCTGAACAATCGCATCGACCTCCCGAATATTTGCGAGAAATTGATTTCCCAGACCATCCCCTTTGCTTGCTCCGGCAACGAGTCCGGCAATGTCGACCATCTCGACCGCTGCGGGGACGATCTTTGTTGTCGAAACGAGCTCTGCAAGTGGGGCGAGCCGCTCGTCAGGTACCGTCACCACACCGACATTCGGTTCGATCGTGCAAAAAGGATAGTTCTGAGCCTCAGCCTTTCGGGTCCGCGTAAGCGCGTTAAAAAGAGTGCTTTTTCCGACATTCGGTAGTCCAACAATACCAGCTTGCAGCATTCTCTTTATGCATAGGCGAAAAGTATCATTGTCGAGACCAATAGTGGAAATGAGATTCGTAGGGAGTAGGATCGGACTTCTCCATGAAGGGTATCAGCATGCGAGGTGCACCTGCGTTCCACAAATACCTTGGAGGTGATTATTCGAATCCTGCTCAGGTAACTCTATTTTAGCACCGGCTTTCTCTCGGTCTTCTCCTGAATCCGCAAACGAGTGCAAATGCCCCAAAAGCGAAGATGAATCCGGCAAACGCAGGCTCCGGAACCGGAGTGAACGTCAAGTTGTCGAATGCGAAATAGGCAGGTGTGTTAAGGCCGAAATCACCTGTGTCGGTCCCTGCGATTGAGAACTCCAAGGTATCGATTTCGCTGAAGTTGAGGGTCCATGTATTCCATTCCTCTTCGATCTCAAACGAGCCGGAGCTCACGTTCCACTCTGCTAAACGAACAGTTGATGTGTCTACTGGTGATCCTCCAAGATACCCGGTTGCAGTTACCTCAAAAAAGTCACCAACTCCGAAGGGCGTTAGGGAGTTGTCGTATTCGTCAAGGTAAGTTCCATCGGCGTATTTGGTGACAAAACTGTTTGTCGGAACCTCTTCCATATCGTTCCAGCCGTCTGCTCCGAATAAAAGGGCGTAATAGACATATGTTGTATTGGTTATGTCGATTGACTGGACTGTAGCAGAGCCCGCCGAAAAGGTGATGCCTTCCTCGGAGTTGAAATAGATCCCGTAGACATCGTCGCCGTTTCCGCTACCGGTTATGGCCTTCATTTCATTTGCGAATCCAACGGTATCGGAACCAAATGCGGTGGCCGTCTCGCTCGAAGTGCTGAAACCGTCCCAGAAGCGAGAAGAACCGAACTCGTTGGCATCGAAACCATAGATTGCCCCGTTATCCATAAAGCTCTGATTTTCGCCAACGGGTCCGTTGTTTGGGTTGTTGTTTAGGTTCGGCCCAGGGAGCAACCCGGTGAGGGTCGAAATATTCCCCGAGACGGGCAAGGCGGATAGCAGCAAGATCCATATGGTCGAGATGATTCTTTTACTTGTCATGATTGTTTTCGCTATTGTTTGTAGTTAAAGATTATCGAGAAGCGTTTGTCGGCGATCCGTTGTCAGTCCTTAGCGCGATTTGAGTAGTGAAGAGAGTCGTGTGCGAGTAGGAGAGAATAGTCTGGTGATTCAAAAGAGGCTTTCGGTTGTTCAAGTTTATTGATTCTCTGGATTCCAGAAACCGTTGTTTTCGTCGGGTCCAAACCAGCCGAGCATTTGTGTGTCTGCATTTCCACCGTGGGGATTGTGCCCGACATCCCTGGACTCGATAGATTCAAAAGACACATGTCCGTCGCACCAGGCGGCGAGAGCCCGACCGCTGAAGCGGAAATGGACGCTGGGAGAGGGGCGCATTCCACTCGGTCCGCTGCCAAAGTCCCAGAAAGGAGGGTGGCTGAAGGGATACTCCTGAACAGAGTCGCCTGTTGCGTACGCAGAGGAGGTGAACATGACGGTTCTGGACGGCTCCAAAATCTGGGACGGACGGGCGGCGATCCTGTCGCCGTCGCTGTCCCATGCGCGGCGCCCTCCGGATTGCCCCTCAGGTCGACCACCGACGTAATTGTCGTTGTAGCCGTAACCTCCGGCTCCGCTTTCGAAACTATCGCCTCCGGTCACCATTTCCGTGAAGAGCGGGCACGGCGTCACTTGACGGGAC from Verrucomicrobiota bacterium encodes the following:
- a CDS encoding DUF4465 domain-containing protein; translation: MTSKRIISTIWILLLSALPVSGNISTLTGLLPGPNLNNNPNNGPVGENQSFMDNGAIYGFDANEFGSSRFWDGFSTSSETATAFGSDTVGFANEMKAITGSGNGDDVYGIYFNSEEGITFSAGSATVQSIDITNTTYVYYALLFGADGWNDMEEVPTNSFVTKYADGTYLDEYDNSLTPFGVGDFFEVTATGYLGGSPVDTSTVRLAEWNVSSGSFEIEEEWNTWTLNFSEIDTLEFSIAGTDTGDFGLNTPAYFAFDNLTFTPVPEPAFAGFIFAFGAFALVCGFRRRPRESRC
- a CDS encoding prepilin-type N-terminal cleavage/methylation domain-containing protein, yielding MRRRSGFTLIELVLALTVVLLLGAAISASVQSAHSSSLAIRSATNIRQLAVANLNYAAEHGTFAPIANRNNTKRWSGGRASDGSFDPALGYLADYLGESRQVTPCPLFTEMVTGGDSFESGAGGYGYNDNYVGGRPEGQSGGRRAWDSDGDRIAARPSQILEPSRTVMFTSSAYATGDSVQEYPFSHPPFWDFGSGPSGMRPSPSVHFRFSGRALAAWCDGHVSFESIESRDVGHNPHGGNADTQMLGWFGPDENNGFWNPENQ
- the ychF gene encoding redox-regulated ATPase YchF, which translates into the protein MLQAGIVGLPNVGKSTLFNALTRTRKAEAQNYPFCTIEPNVGVVTVPDERLAPLAELVSTTKIVPAAVEMVDIAGLVAGASKGDGLGNQFLANIREVDAIVQVVRCFEDADVVHTMGEIDPVRDIETIETELILADLQSLASQETKVQKKARGGDKDAAKSLTLIQRLIPFLNEGKAAFQLPLEEGEDSLLPHLNLLSSKPVLYACNVADTDLADANSLNSVKAVKNYAEQRGGAGVCIISAQTEAELIDFEPDEAREFLAELGVRDSGVGLLIRSTYELLGLASFLTAGEPEVRAWTFRKGMKAPQCAGVIHTDFEKGFIKAEVVTYSDLVEAGSLQGARDAGKFRLEGKEYEVVDGDVVHFRFA